GGAGTACACGTATCTCATTCCACCCCTTCCCTTCTCAACGCTCCTCTTGAGAAGTCCGCGCTCGCACAGGCGGTTCATGAGGATGCTTATGGTGGAGCGCCTTATGTCCGGGTGTTTCACCTTCATGTACTCATATACTTGTCCCGCCGTTGCCACCTTGACCCTCCACATGTGTTCCATTATCTCAGCCTCAAGGGGCGGAAGAACAGCCTTTATACCCTCCTCGGTGAGCTTGAATTCGTGGGGCCGCATGGTATCACTCCTCCTCTTCCTTGTTCTATGTAGGGCGCCTAAGCTAAAAAGTTTTTGTGCTTTTTGATGCTTTAATGTATATTTTGGCACATCAAAAGCAGTGATTAGGTTTTTAAATTCACCCAGGGAATACCTATGGGCGTGGGCCGGTGGCCTAGTCGGGACAGGGCGTCGGCCTCCGGAGCCGAAGGTCGCGGGTTCAAATCCCGCCCGGCCCGCCAGTAATACAAACTTTTGTAGGGCAAAAGTTTGATCAAAAGCTTGTGATTCCTTTTGAGTGGTCAGATTTTTAGTGGGTTTTTGTTTAGTGGTGAATTTATATAGGGGATTCATCGCCAAAAGGACGCTTTTTAACGCGTTCAACTTCAACTCGCGCTCCAAAGGAGCGCTAAAACCCTTGAACCTTTTAAACAAGCCATATGAAACAGAATCCCATTTGGTCAAAGGGATACTATCTAGAGAAAACCCATCCTAAACAGACAGTACAAGGGGAATCACGAACTTTGATGAAACTTTGCTTGCGCAAAGTTTCTTGTGGTGGGCCCGCGGGGATTCGAACCCCGGACCTCCGCCGTGTGAGGGCGGCGTCATAACCAGGCTAGACCACGGGCCCTTCCCGGAATTAGTGGGCGGAGGGGAAAATATAAAGCTTTCGCTAAGTTTCGTCGAGTATCTCTTTAGGAGCCCCTGCGAAGGCCACCAGATACTCCGCCTCGACTACGTGGAGCCTGCCCGGAACGACCATAACGTGGGGCTGTCTCCCGAAGTCCTCACTGATCATGTCCCGAACGTAGCCGGCTTTAAGCGTCGGGTTCAGCGAGCCCGCCCTCGCAAGAACCACTACCAGCGTGTCCGGGGTGAAGACGTTTTCCTTCTTCATATCTTCCACCTGGAGGAGTATCTCCATCGCCTCGTTTGCCGTCATGTAGCGGTTCTGCTCGGCCTTTATGTCGAGGAAGAGCATTGTGTGGAGGTTTCTCTCCATGTTCTCCTTTATCACATCGTAGTGGCTCGTGGGGAACCAGTTCTTCTCCGGATAGGCGACGGTTGCGCTCTTGCCAAACTTGTATATCTGCAGTCCGGTTATCGCTATCGCCGAGTAGATGCTTGGGGCGTGGATGACGTAGCTCTCGATTCCGAGCTCCTTGGCCCGTATCCTGAGGTCGGAGTGCGTCGTCGCCACCATCGGGTCACCTGCGGTCAGAAAGGCCACATCCTTATCTCTGGCTTCGCTCAGGACGATGCGCTCGAAGTAAAGTTCGACTTCCTCCCTGCTGAGTCTTCTGATGGGCTTTCCAATGAGCTCCTCAACTCTGTCCAGTGTTGTTCCGGCCAGCAATGACGTATAGAACTCGGCAAAGACGAGGTCGCACTTTCTGGCCACCTCAAGGCCTTTGAGCGTGATGTCCTTCTCATCGTAAAGACCAAGTCCTATGAAGTATATCGCCATGAGCCTCACCGGGGAGCGTAGGGCGGGGAGTTTTTAAGCTTGAGGGCGGTGATGTTAGGCAATTGCCGAAAAGCTTATAACGATTGACGAACACTTTACCAACATGCTTGAAAAGGAGAAAGAAGCCCTAGCCAAGAGAATAGCGGGGGAAATAACCCTCTCCTCCGACCCCGGCAAGACCATGCGTAAATGGCGCGAGATATTCGGAATCAGCCAGACTGAGCTGGCGGAATACCTCGGTGTCTCTTCTTCCGTCATAAGCGACTATGAGGGCGGCAGAAGAAAGAGCCCGGGAGCGTCAACTATAAGGAAGTTTGTTGAGGCCCTGCTTGAAATAGATGAGCGTCGTGGTGGAAACGTCATAAAGGCGTTCAGCAAGACCATCGGGAGCGAGCTTCCGACGAGCGCCATCCTTGACATAAGGGAGTTCGCCCTGCCCCTCACGATTAAAGATCTGGTGGGCGCCGTAAAGGGGGACGTGGTAGCCAACATGCACCTCCTTGACAGGCGCATCTACGGCTATACCGTCGTTGACAGCATAAAGGCGATCCTTGAGATGAGCAGCGAGGAGTTTCTCAAGCTCTACGGCTGGACGACTGAGAGGGCCCTCATCTTCACCAAGGTGACAACTGGGAGGAGCCCAATGATAGCGGTTCGCGTTCAGGGGCTCAAGCCGGCAGTTGTCGTCCTTCACGGCGTTAAAAAACTCGACGAGCTCGCGGTCAAGCTGGCCGAGCGCGAGAGGGTGCCCCTGGTGGTTTCTCATGCATCCAGCGAGGCCGAGCTTATAACCGGCCTCAGAAGGCTCGTCGAAAAAACTGAGAGAGAGCTCTAAGTCTCCAGCTTTTCCTTCCTCCATACTCCTCCATGGGCTAGCCTGGTTAGTCTATCTCGTATGTGGAGGAGCACGTCATTAAGCACTTCTCCGTTGTCGTACTCTTCTATTATCCGAAGAAGCTCCTCCCTGCTGTAGTCCTTCATCTCCCTCGCCAGCTCCGTCATTCTGGGATACGCGCGGACTATATTGTCGACGATGGTTATGTCGGCCATTCTGGCACTCCTTGAAAGCGGGTTGAGGTCAACTGTGATCACAAACTTGCC
This window of the Thermococcus thermotolerans genome carries:
- a CDS encoding BlaI/MecI/CopY family transcriptional regulator — protein: MRPHEFKLTEEGIKAVLPPLEAEIMEHMWRVKVATAGQVYEYMKVKHPDIRRSTISILMNRLCERGLLKRSVEKGRGGMRYVYSITTTREEFEERVVQSILDALMTNFKEATYAYLSRIKK
- the dph5 gene encoding diphthine synthase — encoded protein: MAIYFIGLGLYDEKDITLKGLEVARKCDLVFAEFYTSLLAGTTLDRVEELIGKPIRRLSREEVELYFERIVLSEARDKDVAFLTAGDPMVATTHSDLRIRAKELGIESYVIHAPSIYSAIAITGLQIYKFGKSATVAYPEKNWFPTSHYDVIKENMERNLHTMLFLDIKAEQNRYMTANEAMEILLQVEDMKKENVFTPDTLVVVLARAGSLNPTLKAGYVRDMISEDFGRQPHVMVVPGRLHVVEAEYLVAFAGAPKEILDET
- a CDS encoding helix-turn-helix domain-containing protein, whose amino-acid sequence is MLEKEKEALAKRIAGEITLSSDPGKTMRKWREIFGISQTELAEYLGVSSSVISDYEGGRRKSPGASTIRKFVEALLEIDERRGGNVIKAFSKTIGSELPTSAILDIREFALPLTIKDLVGAVKGDVVANMHLLDRRIYGYTVVDSIKAILEMSSEEFLKLYGWTTERALIFTKVTTGRSPMIAVRVQGLKPAVVVLHGVKKLDELAVKLAERERVPLVVSHASSEAELITGLRRLVEKTEREL